The genome window CCTGCCCATTGAGCCACTCGTCGGACAGCGTGGCTCCGACGTCAAAAGGCACGCCGCTCGCGATCAACAACGCGAGCAACGCGAATGCCGCGACCCTCTCGATCGTCTGGCGTGCCCGAATCTGCGCGCGGGCGAGCATACCGCCGATGCGTGACACCACCTCGACCAGGCCGAGCGCAGCCAACGTGAACAACGCCAAGTACAGGGTGATGCCGGCCTCGACGAGTGGATCGCGCAGGAGCCAGAAGAATGGGATGTGCTGGTACAAGAAAGCGTTCGCCTCACCGAAGGGTGCGTGATAGCCTTTGGCCAGGAATGCCGACACGGCGAGCACCGCGAACAACGCAGCAAGGCGACGCCGGTATGGGCTCAACACCGACGCAAGCGCGAAGACAAGCGGCGCGAAGACGAGCTCCCGAAGCGGCGCGCGCTCGTACATCCAGAACCACGGAGCATACTCGCGGTAGTCGAGCGACCAAATGGCTTTCATCGACAGCAGATTCAACAGGCTCGCGCGCCGGTCGACCCATGCCCACCCTATGGGACCCTCGAAAGTCTGCGACGCCGCGCCGCCACCGCCGAGCGTGACGATCACCTGGTACGCCCACCAACCGTTGATCGCAAGGCTGAACATCACGCCGAGAGCCAGGCCCACGGCCGTTTGCCGGAATGTCCGCCAGACCACCCAGCCCGCGACGATCCATCCCGCAGCCCACGCCAAGAAATACGCGGCGATCGGCGGCGTGCCCGCGATCATCATGACGCCGAGGCTCATCAGCCCGCATTCGGCCGCGAATCGTAACGGCGAGATGGGTTGGCGCAGTCGCCGGACGAGCCAACCGGCGGCAAGCGGGAAAAACCCGATCGCAAATGCGTCGATGTAGTTGAGAAACGTCGTCGCGTTGTACAATGATAGCGGCAGCGCGAGGCCGGCGATCAACGCGACGACCGGGCGCTCGGGGAAAAGGCCCCGCACGAAATACGCGGTGCCTATGCCTTCAAAGATCAGCAACGCGGTGTAGAACGTGAACTGCTGCAGCGGCGGGGGGAATCCGATGTGGGCCAGGAGTCCGCACAGCGCCGCCGGCAGTATCCCTTCGGGATTGAAGCTGGTAGAACCAAGACCGCTGACGGAGATCGACCACAACGATAGGGCATAGGCAAGATGCTGGTTGCCGGGAATGGCGTAGCCCGGCCACAAGTCGCCCAGCGCTATGAGCCCGTTTCGGTGGAACGCACCGAAGGCTGCGAGAAACAGAGTCACGCCGACGATGCCGTATGGCATCGCCATCGCTCGCAAGCGATCGACAAACGTCACTCGCTCAGCTTCAGTTCTACTGAAAAGCGCACGCGACGGCGATTCGCGGTGAGCTTGCGGTTTTCCAGCATGAGAGGGATGCGCTGCTGAGCATGGGTAAAGTACGGTCGGTGAACGCGGGTCTCGTTTCGATCATCGTCACGACCAAGAATTCGGAGCGCACGCTGCGCGCGTGCCTTTCGAGCGCGCGCGGGCAGACATATCCGGATGTCGAAATCATCGTGGTCGACAATGACTCGACCGATGACACCATGCGCATTGCCCGCGAATTTGCCGATTCCGTCGTGCAGGGCGGCCCAGAGCGGTCGGCACAGCGCAACATCGGCATCCGCGAGGCGCGCGGTGCGTGGGTGCTCGTGCTCGATTCGGACATGGTCCTTGATCCCGACGTGGTCGCCGAATCGGTTGCGGCAGCCAAGCAGTGCAATGCAGCGGGTGTCGTCGTCCCGGAGTTCTCATTCGGCGAAGGCTTTTGGGGCGCGTGCAAGATCCTCGAGCGCTCATTTTACACGAACGACGGGATCGTCACCGCTGCGAGATTCTTCGACCGTGAAACAGTTGTCTCGCTCGGAGGATACGATGAATCGCTGACCGGCCCCGAGGATTGGGACATGTCGATCCGCGTGTGCGGCAGTCCCGCGACCGTATTCGCGCAGACGCGCATCCTTCATGATGAAGGGCGGCATTCGCTCGGATCGCTCTTTGTGAGAAAATTCTACTACGGCAGAAGCATGCCTCGATTTATCCGAAAACACGGCGCAAGCGCTCTATGCCGGCTCAACCCGTTTCGGGGCGCGCTGCTTCGCAATTTCTTTCATATCTTCAAGAATCCGGTGCTCGGATGCGGCCTCGTGGTGATAAAGATGGTCGAATCGACCGGCGGTTTTCTCGGCATGCTGGATGGACGCGTTCGCTCGAGCGACGCCGTGTACCGCAAGGCTTAGCCGTGAACCCGCCGACCTGGAAGCGAGTGCAGCTGAACTGTAACTCGACTTGCTCACGCTTGCTTCAAAAGATCCATTGGATCGGTGTCTTTGGGCGGAAACGCGAATGAACGCTTCGCTCGCTCGATTTTTCCGCGCTCTGCCCTCGCCGGTACAGGGATTCATCCGCTCACTCATCGAGATATGGCCGGGCGTGCTCACGTATCACCAGGACGGCCTGGCGACCCGCCATTCGAGCGACTTTCTCGCCGAAGCGCGCTTCAGACGCGCTTATGCTGCGGGTGCGGCCACGAAATCGTGGGGAGAGGTGGACGTTCAATGGCGCGCATACGTGTGCTGTTGGGCTGCTTCCCACGCCGCGCGCCTCGAGGGGGACTTCGTGGAGTGTGGCGTCAATCGTGGCGCCAACGCACGCGCGATCGTCGACTATCTCGACTTTGCTCGATTGCCGAAGACGTTCTATCTGCTGGACCTGTTTGCTGACTCCGACCCTAGTGGCTCCGGTGATGACCTCTACGAGGACGTCATCAGGACATTCCGCGACTTCCCAAATGTGCGGCTCGTGCGCGGGCGGATCCCGGGCACCCTTCCGATGGTCACACCCGCGAAGGTCTGTTTCCTGGCGATCGACATGAATGATGCCGGGCCCGAGATTGCAGCCGCCGAGCATTTTTGGGATATTCTCGTGCCGGGCGCTATCATCGTGCTCGACGACTACGGTGATCGTCTTTTTTGGCGTCAAAAGGTCGCGTTTGATCATTTCGCTCAGCGAGTCGGCGTGGAGGTGCTCTCCCTGCCCACCGGCCAGGGGCTCATTCTAAAACCGGGATGATCCTTCGCCGAATCACAGCCATGGGCGCCGAGCGGCTCTATGCAGGCCTGGCGGTCGTTGCCATCTTCGCTGTCGCTTTCCATTGGTGGCGCCCAGGCTATACCATCAGCGGCGGCGACAGTGTCTATCCGCCGGATCCGTTCCACCAACTGCTCGTGAGTTTCTCTGCGTGGAATCACTCCCCCAGCATTTTGGGCTCCGCATCGGGGGGAAGCGCGTCGGCTCCGTTCCTACTCGTTCTCGGCGTGCTGAGGCTCATGTTCGGCAGCAGTCTCGCGCAGATTATCGCTCTAAGCCTCCTCCAGACGGGCGCTTGGTTAGGAATGCAAGCATTTCTCCGGCAGTTACGGGCCTCCGCGGGGGCCGCCGCGATTGGGGCAACGTTCTACGTGTTCAACCAGTGGTCGATCCAGTTTTTCGGCTTCAACTATGCACTGGAAATCCTGATGATCTTGCTGCCGATCGCGGGTGTCTTGGCGCTGCGGTTCAACCCCCCGCGCGCGCGCGTGCTCTCGTTTTGCTTCGTGCTCCTCGTTGCGATACCGTGCGCCCCGCTGGGGGTCAACCCGGCACTCATCCTGCTGGCGCTTTTCGGCTTCGCATCGCTCGCTGGCCTCGCATTTCTGCTGTCGCTTCACCGGCGTGAATTCACCCGTTGGATGCTGGGCACGCTGGGACTCTCTCTGGTCGCCGCCGCCTGGTGGCTCCTTCCTATCTGTTGGCAATATCTGGACAGCCTCCATACCTTCGTGCTTTCGCCAAGCGCCTGGTCCTGGGTGATCGCGCGATCGTCGATCCTCAACAACTTGCGATGGACTCCGATGTGGCAGTGGAGGTCGGGCTACACGCCATACGCGCCTGTCGTCGATGGCTCTCCGCTGCTGTATGCGGCCGAGTTCGCGTCGATCGCCGCACTGTGTCTCGCACTAGCGTTTAGCACCGGCGAGCAGAGACGAATCCTTAGGTATAGCGCCCTCATGGTGGCCGCCGCGATCATCATCTCCAAGGGATTGCATCCGCCGGCGACGTGGTTCAACGAGTTGCTCTACAAGGTGCCCGGGATGTTCCTGTTCCGCGAACCGACTAGCAAAGCGCCGCTCATCGGTTTGATTTTCGCGAGCGTCGGGCTAGCACTATGCTACGACGTAGTCGCAGCTCGCATACGCCGAGCTGCCGGTCGCCTTGTGCTCGCCACGGCATTGATCGTACCGCTGATCCTGTCGGCGTACCCTGCCGTCACTAGGGACAGAGACGCGACGGACGACATACGATCCCATTACACCCGCGTTCCGGGCTACTGGCTCGACGCCATTGACTATCTCAATGCGCAGCCAGACTTCGCGGGAATCCTCATGCTCCCACCCGTTTCATACTATCAGGTGAACTATGGGTGGTTTTATGGGAGTGATGGCATCACGACCGCGCTCCTGAACAAGCCCATCGATCGTCTGGTCAGCCAGGACCTGTATTCAATCTCGCCCCAGCGGCTAGCGTTGAATTCCCGCATTCGGACTGCGCTCTTCTCGGGTTCGCCCTTGCTCGGGCGCATGCTCGGCGACATGGGGATCGGTTACGTCCTGTACCGCGGCGACGTCGTTGGCGATCCGCGGGATCTTGTGTCGCGTGACGCGCTGCGCTCCGAACTCGGTCGAGCAGAAGAGCGACGCTTCGGACCGTTGGCGGTCTTCACGTTCCCGCATCGTCCGCGCGTCAACATGTCTGCGCGCTGGATCGAGCAGACTGGGCGTTCCCTTGAGGCTGGAGACGAGCTCGAACTGCGCGCGCTCGAGGAGACGCTGCCGCGTCTGAGCGCATCCGCAAGTACGCCGCTATGGTCGCCGGCGCTGGTGGAATCGATCGACGATTCGGCGAGCTCCGACCGGCTCGTCAGCGTGCACAACTCCGTGACCGGTCGTTTGACCGGAACGAGGACTCGCCTCGCCGCGTCGTTTCTTGGATCCGATTTTGCACGGCGTGAAGTGGTGGTGAGCCGGTTGAAACCGCTCGCTTGGAGCCACGCTATCGGGTGCGTCGCGGTCTTCCAGGCGCTCCACGACCTTGACGCAGATGTGCGCTCGTATCGGGTGTTCAACGCGTCGTTTTATCCGATTAAGACGACCCTAGCGATCCTCGTTCGACCTCAGGCTGACCGGGTGTATGCCTTGAGATATGGCGACGGCCGGGCCTCGCGGGCGTTGGCAGCAAGCCGATTTCCCGTTTGGCTCGAATTTCAGAGCGTGCGGATACAGCCGGGAGAAACATCGCTGGTTCTTGGATCTGAACCCGGACGAGGCGGGGAACGCCTGCCGGCCTACGAGGGCGGAGAGAACCTCGGGGCTGTGCACGTCGCGTGCCCGCAGTTTTTCGTTCGATTGCCACGGCCCGATACTGGAAGCATCGCTTTTGATCCGAAGCACCCGCTCGTCAGTCTCGGCGGAATTCCGCTCGCTCTGACTCTTGCCGACGAACCTTGGGTCTCCATTTCGGCGAGGGAGGACCCCAATGCGCGCGTCAATTATGGAGTGGTGTGGCTGGTGGAAGTTCGCAGCAAGCGCTACACGGTGTACCAGCGCACGAACGTGTCGGTTACTCCCGCAAGCACCGTCGACGCTATTGAAGCAACGCTGGCGCAAGCAGGAGTGAAGGTCACGGCGAACGACTTCGCGGCGATTCGCGTTCTCGGCGTGCAGGTGGTCGCCAGTGCGTGGGAATGGCAGCCTAAGGGGACGATCGCTTTTTCAAATGTTCGCATCGGCTGGACTGATCGAGGAGCGGCGTCGGCGCGAGGCGGAGGACTGAAGCTGATCGCAAGAGTCGACGGCAGGCGCATCGAAGCGGATGACGCCGCCGGCTCGGTCGTGCAATCCGTCGTCCAGGGCTCGATATCGGGTGACGTCGCGGCTTCGATCGAACGTGTCGCGCGCTCGCTCTCGGTCGCGGCCTTGGGGCGGGTACTGGTCAGGGAAAGCCTTGACGCACCTGTCGCGTCCGTAGAGCAAGAAGGTTTATTGGTCGTGCACGTGCCCGCGGACGGGCCGCGATTGATCACTCTCACCGATCAGTACGACCCGGCCTGGACCGGAATCGCGTGGCGGGGCCTGCGCCCGAGCCTCTTGCCGCATATGTCGGCCGACCGATGGCGCAACGCGTTTATCGCGCCGCCTGGAAGCGCGGTGATGCTCTTCTTCCTAGGGGTGCCGCTCCAATACGTCAGCCTGCTCGCGGCGGCCGCGCTGATCGCCGCGCTCGGGCTGCGGCTACGAAGGAGACCATAGGTGCGCGCCGCGCTGGCTTGCATCGCGCTCGCGATCCTGGTGGTCGCAATCACCCTGCACGGCGTCGGCAACGAGCCGGTGGCCGAAGCGTGGGCGAATTGGACCTTTGTGTTCGTGGTAGCGGCGGCTCTGTTGCCGCAACAAGCCGACGATTGGGCGATCACGTTCGTTGTCGGCGCGATACGTCGTATGCGGGGCAGTGCGTGAAAAGTATCGCCCTCGCCGCTACCATGATCTCGCCTCCCGGGAGCATGGGCGGCAATACCAAAATCGCGCTCGAATTCGCGCGCTCGTGGGCGGAGCGCGGCATGGACGTTTGCGTCTTCACTACAGCCGACGGCGAGCGTTCATTTCGTGAATATGGTGTGGACGGCGTGCGTTTTCGAATCGTCTCGCAGGAAAGCATTTCGCGCTCCGGGCTCGTGAGGGCGCACAACCGACTGTGGCGCGAGATCCGTTCGGCCGAGCTCGGAGTTGGGCGTTTTGATGCGTCCTACTCCGCCAGCGACTTTATTCCGGATCTGATACTAGCTAGGCGCCTCCGCGATGAAGGCCTCGCGTCACGTTGGATCGGCTGCCTGTATCTGTTCGTGCCGCATCCAGCGTACGGATACGAGGGTCACTATAGCCACAAGCTTTTCGGCAGTTTCGACCCGCGCCTTGCCGCCTTCTATCCATACCAGCGCCTTACCGTTCTTCCCACGGCGCTGACCGCGGACGGCAACATGATCGCTAACGATGTCGACGCCGAGGAGTTTGTCAAGCGGGGCTACCCGCGCGAGCGCGTGCACGCGGTGTACGGCGTCGTCAACCTCGATCACATAGGCGCGCACGAAGGGGCGCCGCTCTACGATGCGGCCTTTGTCGGGCGCTTGCATCCGCAAAAAGGCTGCAAACGCCTCTTGCAAATCTGGAAGTTCGTTCTGGCCGACCTGCCCGGTTCTAAATTGGCCATCGTCGGTGTCGGCGAGCCGGCCTACGAGCGGCGCTTGCGCCAACTCGCCCGCACACTCGGCATCGAGGACTCCGTTGCGTGGATCGGGTTCCTCGAAGGGCCGCAAAAATACGCGCTGCTGCAGCGTTCGCGTGTGTTCTTGCATACGAGCGTCTACGACAACTGCGGCATGGCCGCCGCCGAGGCGCTCGCGTGCGGTCTGCCGGCGGTGACCTTCGACCTTCCGCCGCTGCGGGTCGCCTACCCACGCGGCACGTTGAAGGCGCCTATCGGCGATGAAGCTGCCTTTGCACGACAAATCGTGCGCCTGCTGTCGGACGAAGAGCTGCGGCGCCGGCTTGGGGCCGAAGGCCGTCAGGAGGTCGCCGCGTGGGATCGGCGCGCTCGCGAAAAAGATGCCACGCTCTTCATTGAGAAAGTCTTGGCCATGCCACCCATGCGGCGCGAACCGGCGCGCGCCCGACACCATACCCTCGAGGCCACGTGACGGCCGACTCGTCGGCGGCATCGGGCGCTGCGGCGTCCGCATGCCACGCCTGCGGCTCTGCCGCCGTTCGCGCTACGCACGCCGCGTCGGAGACTTTGTTCCAAATGGGCGGCGAATTCACGTATCGCGAGTGCGCCGATTGCGGCTCTTTATCGCTCGCGAACCCGCCGTCGGATGCTGCTGCATATTACCCCGCTCATTACTACCGGCACGTCGAAGCAGGCGTTTCCGAGCGGCTCAGGCCTCTCGTGAAAGCGGCGCGCGTGCTGCACGATCGCTTGGTTCCGGTCGTTTCCCCGCTCACGGGGCGGTGGGGCATCGGCTTACGAGGTGCGACCGCAGCCGACGTCCGTGTCCTAGACGGTGGATGCGGCAGCGGGCGCTTTCTGATGCGCCTGCGCGATCTTGGACTCTTGGATCTCACGGGCGTCGACCCTTATGCCGCCTTCGATGCGATTGGGAGAAACGGGAAGTCCGGTTCGCTTCGGCTGCTGCGCGAACGCATCGAGGATTTGAGAGAGACCTTCGACACGATCATGTTCAACCACACCCTCGAGCACGAGGAAGATCCGCGCGCCGAGCTCACAGCCGCCAAGGATCGCCTATCCGCTCGCGGACGAATTGTGGTTCGCGTGCCGGTGCTGGGGTATGCATGGAGACGGTACGGCCGGTGCTGGGCCCAACTTGACGCGCCGCGCCACTTCACGCTTTTCTCGAAACGCGGCCTGCTCGATTGCGCCGCCCGTGCCGGACTTAGCATCGAAAGCACTACGTACGACTCGAGCGCGTATCAGTTTTGGGCAAGCGAGGGGTACATGCGTGGCCGGTCGCCCAGAGCAGAGGCGGGGATGCTAACGCTGCGCTGGCTCATACGATGGGTTGGACGCATCCCTTGGAATGTGCGTGCTTGGCTGCTGAACGTGCGCCACGACGGCGATCAAGCCGCCTTCGTCTTGCGGCCCGCGCCTCGATAAGAAACGACGATGCACCGGCTTGGGGCCGAGCGCCACCAGGAAGTCGCTGCGTGGGATCGGCGCGCTCGCGAAAAAGATGCCACGCTCTTCATCGAGAAAGTCTTCATCATGCCATCTTCGGGTGCCGCGGCGTCCGCATGCCGCGCTTGCGGCTCTGCCGCCGTTCGCGCTACGCACGCCGCGTCGGAGACTTTGTTCCAAATGGGCGGCGAATTCACGTATCGCGAGTGCGCCGATTGCGGCTCTTTATCGCTCGCGAACCCGCCGTCGGATGCTGCTCCGTATTACCCCGCTCATTACTACCGGCATGTCGAAGCAGGCGTTTCCGAGCGGCTCAGGCCTCTCGTGAAGGCGGCGCGCGTCATGTACGATCGATTGGTCCCGGTCGTTTCCCCGCTTACGGGTCGATGGAGCATCGGCTTGCGCGGTGCGACCGCAGCCGACGTCCGTGTCCTAGACATTGGTTGCGGCAGCGGGCGCTTTCTGATACGCCTGCGCGATCTTGGACTCTTGGATCTCACGGGCGTCGACCCTTATGCCACCTTCGATGCGATTGGGAGAAACGGGAAGTCCGGCTCGCTCCGGCTGCTCCGCGGACGCACCGAGGATTTGCAAGGGACCTTCGACGCGATCATGATCAACCACACCCTCGAGCACGTTGAAGATCCGTGCGCCGAGCTCACGGCCGCCAAGGATCGCCTGGCCGCTCGCGGACGAATTGTGGTTCGCGTGCCGGTGCTGGGGTATGCATGGAGACGGTACGGCCGGTGCTGGGCCCGGTTTGATGCGCCGCGCCACTTCACGCTTTTCTCGAAACGCGGCCTGCTCGATTGCGCCGCCCGTGTCGGACTTAGCATCGACAGCATGACGTACGACTCGGATGCGTATCAGTTTTGGGCAAGCGAGGGGTACATGCGTGGCCAGTCGCCCAAATCGCAGGGGCGTATGCTGACGCTGCGCGGGCTCGCACAATCGCTAAGACGCATCCCCTGGAATGTGCGGTCTTGGCTGCTGAACGTGCGCCACGACGGCGATCAAGCCGCCTTCGTCTTGCGGCCCGCAGAGCCTCGATAAAAAAACGACGATGCGCCTTCTGATCACCGGCGGCTGCGGCTTCATCGGTTCGAACTTCATCCGCGCGGCGCTCAAGCAGCATGCCGATTGGAGCGTCGTCAACCTCGACGCGCTGACCTACGCGGGAAACGAGCGCAATCTTCGCGACGTCGAAGGTGACACTCGCTACCGCTTCGTGCACGGCGACATCTGCGACCCGGCCGACGTGCGCTCGAGCCTCGGCGAAGGTGTCCACGCGATCGTGAACTTCGCGGCGGAGACGCACGTGGATCGCAGCATCACGAGCCCGGAGGCGTTCTTGCGGACCGACGTCCTCGGCACGCACGTGCTGCTCGAGGCGGCGCGCGAATGCAAAGTCGGACGCTTTGTTCAAGTGTCGACTGACGAGGTATACGGGAGCGTCCCACACGGGCGCACGCCCGAAGGCGCGCCTCTGGCGCCGCGCAGCCCGTACGCAGCGAGCAAGGCGGGCGCAGATCTTCTCGTGCTCGCGTACGTCGAAACATATGCCCTGCCGGCGATCATCACGCGCGGCTCCAACACCTACGGGCCGTATCAACACCCCGAAAAACTCGTGCCGCTTTTCGTCACGAACCTCATCGATCGCAGGCCGGTGCCGCTCTATGGTGACGGCCTTCACGAACGCGAGTGGCTGCACGTCGACGATCACTGCAGCGCGATCGAGCACGCCCTGCTGCACGGCGTCCGAGGAGAGGTCTACAACGTCGGACCGCACGCGGGCTGCACGAACTTGGAGATGACGCAGCGGCTGCTCGCCTTGCTCGGCCTCGACGCAGGACCGTATGTGCGCCGCGTGCCGGATCGGCCCGGCCACGATCGACGTTACGCGCTGGATTGTTCCAAGCTGCTCGCGCTCGGCTGGTCGCCGCGCGTGGAGCTCGCGAGCGGGCTTGCACAAACGGTCGCTTGGTATCGCGCCAACGAGACGTGGTGGCGGCCGATCGTGGAGGGCGAGTTCGCCTCGTACTACCGTCGGCAATACTCGACGCTGGAGTCTCAATGAAAGGCGTCATCTTGGCTGGCGGTACGGGAAGCCGCATGTTACCGCTCACGCGCGTGTCGAACAAACATCTCTTACCGGTGTACGACCGCCCGATGATCTTCTATCCGATCGAAACGCTCGTACGCTCCGGCATCACCGATATCATGCTCGTCACCGGCGGCAATAGCGCAGGCGAATTCTTGCGCTTGCTTGGCAATGGAAAAGAATTCGGACTCAAGGATATCTTCTACACGTATCAAGAGGGCGATCGCGGCATCGCCGACGCCCTCAAACTCGCCGAACATTTCTCCGAGGGACAACGTGTCGTCGTGATACTCGGCGACAACGTTTTGGAAAAAGATATTACATCCCACGTCCGCGCCTTCGAAAAACAGCCGTCTGGCGCGCGCTTGCTGCTTAAAGAAGTGCCCGATCCGCAGCGCTTCGGCGTGCCGATCATACGGGATGGTCGCATCGTGCGCATCGAGGAAAAACCCTCGCGACCCCAAAGCGGGTACGCCGTCACCGGCGTGTATATGTACGATCAGCGCGTTTTCGATTTTTGCCGCGGGCTCACTCCAAGCGCGCGCGGCGAACTCGAGATCACGGACGTCAACAACGCCTACATCAAGCAGGGCGATCTTGCTTTCGACGTGCTCGACGGGTGGTGGACAGACGCCGGAACGTTCGAAAGCTATTTTCTCGCCAACAAGTTGGTCGCGGAACGACGCGGCTGGCGCCCTCCCGGCGCTTGACCGGCTGGCACAATCCGCGCATAGCGGGCAGGATGCCGGAACTCGATGGCATTCGAGCCATCGCACTCCTCATGGTGCTGGTATACCACTATCTCGGGAACATCGTGCCTGCCAAGCCGTACACCTTGCTGTGGTTCCCGATCGTCCCTCTAAGGTCGCTATCGATCGGCGTCGATCTGTTCCTCGTTCTATCCGGCTTCCTGATCGGCGGCATCCTCTTGGATGCCAGAGGATCAACCTCATATTTTGCTGCCTTCTATGGCCGGCGAATCTTTCGCATCTTCCCATTGTACTTTGATTGGTACGGGTTGTATTTGGTGCTGCTCGCGAGCGGCATCCTCAATTGGCTGCCGTCAGCCCGGGATGTCTTCGCGCCAACGATACCAGCTTGGTGGTACGCCGTGTTTCTTCAGAATGTCGCGTCGGCCCATCTTCACGATTTCGGACCGCGCTGGCTCACGGTGACGTGGTCGCTTGCTATTGAAGAGCAATTCTATGCGACTGTTCCGTTGTTGATCCGCGTCCTAAATCGCACGGCACTCCTATGGCTGTGCCTAGCCGCAATCGTTGCGGCACCGATCTTCCGATTCTCTTATGGCGCTAATTGGTTTGCGCAAAGCATGCTCACGTGGTGTCGCGCCGATGACCTGGCCCTCGGCATCCTCGCCGGGATCATCGTGCGGGAACGAGGCGCGTGGGAATGGCTGTTGTCGAAGCAAAGCGTTCTCATCGCCGGATTCGTTGGGCTGCTCGCGCTGGATGGGTACCTCAGCGTCAAAGGATTCCTCGGCCAGGGATTCCTCGAACGGACGATCTTGGGGACCGGCTGGGGGCTTCTCTTTTGGACGGGCCTGATGATCGTCGTGACCGGAGCGTCTCCTCTCATACGGAGCGTGCTGTCATCCCCGATCTTGCGCTATGTCGGAAAGGTTTCGTTTGCCGTCTATATCTTTCACCAGCCGCTGCTCTATTTGTTGCACAACGTGTTTTTCAAAGCAGCCCCGGTGATCACCGGCTTCCCGACCTTTGGCGTGACACTGTTGTCGCTCGCGCTAGCCTTCGGCCTCGCCGACCTCTCTTGGCGCTTCTTCGAGCATCCGCTCATCAGATGGGCCCATGCGCGTTTTCGTTATGAAGACGGCGTTGCGCTCAAGGGAACGCTTCAGCCACTCCCCCGCGGCGGCGCCACGTAACGAATGAGCGCGACACCGTACCACGACGCGGGGAGACTGCGACGCTGAAACTTCACATCGGCGCGCGGTTGGCTGCATACGCGCTTCTCGCGACGCTGCTCTTGGTGCCCCTTCTCGCGCGTCCGCATGCATGCGCTTTCGGCCTGCATGACTGGAGCTTTCCATGCTTTCCCGAACAGGCGCGTCATCTGCTCGCCTATCATCTGTCGCCCTGGATCGAGCGCAACCTTGGGCAGCCAAGCGCGCTGCCGCATGCCAATCCCCTTGCTGCGCTTCTATACCTGGCGGCTTACTTCGCGCCGGATATGGTGCTGCGCGCCGCGCTATGGCTGTTTCTTTTCGCGGGTGCGGTGGGGGCGGACATCGCTGCCGCGCGCTTGTTCGGCGCTAGCGCGCCCATGGCGCGGCTTGCCGCGGGCCTACTCT of Candidatus Tumulicola sp. contains these proteins:
- a CDS encoding class I SAM-dependent methyltransferase; translated protein: MHRLGAERHQEVAAWDRRAREKDATLFIEKVFIMPSSGAAASACRACGSAAVRATHAASETLFQMGGEFTYRECADCGSLSLANPPSDAAPYYPAHYYRHVEAGVSERLRPLVKAARVMYDRLVPVVSPLTGRWSIGLRGATAADVRVLDIGCGSGRFLIRLRDLGLLDLTGVDPYATFDAIGRNGKSGSLRLLRGRTEDLQGTFDAIMINHTLEHVEDPCAELTAAKDRLAARGRIVVRVPVLGYAWRRYGRCWARFDAPRHFTLFSKRGLLDCAARVGLSIDSMTYDSDAYQFWASEGYMRGQSPKSQGRMLTLRGLAQSLRRIPWNVRSWLLNVRHDGDQAAFVLRPAEPR
- the rfbB gene encoding dTDP-glucose 4,6-dehydratase, translating into MRLLITGGCGFIGSNFIRAALKQHADWSVVNLDALTYAGNERNLRDVEGDTRYRFVHGDICDPADVRSSLGEGVHAIVNFAAETHVDRSITSPEAFLRTDVLGTHVLLEAARECKVGRFVQVSTDEVYGSVPHGRTPEGAPLAPRSPYAASKAGADLLVLAYVETYALPAIITRGSNTYGPYQHPEKLVPLFVTNLIDRRPVPLYGDGLHEREWLHVDDHCSAIEHALLHGVRGEVYNVGPHAGCTNLEMTQRLLALLGLDAGPYVRRVPDRPGHDRRYALDCSKLLALGWSPRVELASGLAQTVAWYRANETWWRPIVEGEFASYYRRQYSTLESQ
- a CDS encoding sugar phosphate nucleotidyltransferase, with protein sequence MKGVILAGGTGSRMLPLTRVSNKHLLPVYDRPMIFYPIETLVRSGITDIMLVTGGNSAGEFLRLLGNGKEFGLKDIFYTYQEGDRGIADALKLAEHFSEGQRVVVILGDNVLEKDITSHVRAFEKQPSGARLLLKEVPDPQRFGVPIIRDGRIVRIEEKPSRPQSGYAVTGVYMYDQRVFDFCRGLTPSARGELEITDVNNAYIKQGDLAFDVLDGWWTDAGTFESYFLANKLVAERRGWRPPGA
- a CDS encoding acyltransferase, which translates into the protein MPELDGIRAIALLMVLVYHYLGNIVPAKPYTLLWFPIVPLRSLSIGVDLFLVLSGFLIGGILLDARGSTSYFAAFYGRRIFRIFPLYFDWYGLYLVLLASGILNWLPSARDVFAPTIPAWWYAVFLQNVASAHLHDFGPRWLTVTWSLAIEEQFYATVPLLIRVLNRTALLWLCLAAIVAAPIFRFSYGANWFAQSMLTWCRADDLALGILAGIIVRERGAWEWLLSKQSVLIAGFVGLLALDGYLSVKGFLGQGFLERTILGTGWGLLFWTGLMIVVTGASPLIRSVLSSPILRYVGKVSFAVYIFHQPLLYLLHNVFFKAAPVITGFPTFGVTLLSLALAFGLADLSWRFFEHPLIRWAHARFRYEDGVALKGTLQPLPRGGAT